Below is a genomic region from Corallococcus macrosporus.
CCTGGTGGTGTCGGACCACTCGCCCTGCACGCCCGCGCTCAAGAAGCTGGAGGCCGGGGACTTCTCCGGTGCGTGGGGCGGCATCGCCGGCCTGCAGCTCAGCGTGTCCGCGGTGTGGACGGGCATGCGCGCCCACGGCCTGGGCCTGGACGCGCTGGTGGACCGCATGGCGCACCGCACCGCGAAGCTGGCTGGGCTGTCGGGACGCAAAGGGGCCATCCGGCCTGGGCTGGACGCGGACTTCGTCGTCTTCGCCCCGGAGGCGCGCTTCAAGGTGGCCCCGGAGGACATCCGCCACCGGCACCGGCTGACGCCCTACGCGGGACGCGAGCTGGAAGGCCGGGTGTTGAGGACATACCTGCGCGGCCAGCGTATCTTCGACGCCACCGAGGGACTGACGGGCCCGCGCATCGGCCAGTGGCTGCCGCGCGGCTGAACCCCGGCGGTCCGGGAGAGGACAACCGATGCAAGCCGAAGCACCCGGGACGATGCACGTCGCCTTCGCTGACCTGATTGACCTGGCCGCACGCAAGGTGGGCGGCAAGGCCCTGCTGGCCAACGACGAGTTCTTCGCGCCCAAGGAAGCGATGCTGGAGCCCGGGCGCGGCGTCTTCATCGCGGACAAGTACACGGAGCGCGGCAAGTGGATGGACGGCTGGGAGACGCGCCGCAAGCGCGTGCCCGGCTATGACTGGTGCATCGTGAAGCTGGGCCTGCCCGGCGCCATCCACGGCATCGACGTGGACACCAACCACTTCATCGGCAACTTCCCCGAGTACGCCTCCCTGGACGCGTGCGAGGTGGACGGAGACCCGTCGCCGGAGTCGCTGGCGGAGGACGTGTCGCGCTGGACGGAGCTGGTCCCCAAGCAGCGCCTGCGCGGCGGCTCGCGCAACCTCTTCGCCGTGGCGAACGAGCGGCGCTTCACCCACGTGCGCCTCAACATCTATCCGGACGGCGGCGTCGCGCGCCTGCGCGTGCACGGGCAGGTGCTGCCGGACTGGCACGCCCTCAAGCAGGCGGGGCTCGTGGACCTGGCCGCGGCGGCCAACGGCGGCTCCGTCGTCACGTGCAATGATCAGTTCTTCGGCACGAAGGACAACCTCATCTTCCCGGGCCGAGCGGCGAACATGGGCGAGGGCTGGGAGACGCGCCGCAAGCGCGTGCCGGGCTTCGACTGGATCGTCGTGAAGCTGGCCA
It encodes:
- the alc gene encoding allantoicase encodes the protein MQAEAPGTMHVAFADLIDLAARKVGGKALLANDEFFAPKEAMLEPGRGVFIADKYTERGKWMDGWETRRKRVPGYDWCIVKLGLPGAIHGIDVDTNHFIGNFPEYASLDACEVDGDPSPESLAEDVSRWTELVPKQRLRGGSRNLFAVANERRFTHVRLNIYPDGGVARLRVHGQVLPDWHALKQAGLVDLAAAANGGSVVTCNDQFFGTKDNLIFPGRAANMGEGWETRRKRVPGFDWIVVKLATAGTLRRAEVDTHFFKGNFPDRCSLEGIFLEEPLLDFANATHLKWKELLPQSKLQADHCHVFEKELKDVGPITHVRLNIFPDGGVSRLRLFGEPA